One segment of Mus pahari chromosome 11, PAHARI_EIJ_v1.1, whole genome shotgun sequence DNA contains the following:
- the Prkaa1 gene encoding 5'-AMP-activated protein kinase catalytic subunit alpha-1 isoform X2, with protein sequence MVVHRDLKPENVLLDAHMNAKIADFGLSNMMSDGEFLRTSCGSPNYAAPEVISGRLYAGPEVDIWSSGVILYALLCGTLPFDDDHVPTLFKKICDGIFYTPQYLNPSVISLLKHMLQVDPMKRATIKDIREHEWFKQDLPKYLFPEDPSYSSTMIDDEALKEVCEKFECSEEEVLSCLYNRNHQDPLAVAYHLIIDNRRIMNEAKDFYLATSPPDSFLDDHHLTRPHPERVPFLVAETPRARHTLDELNPQKSKHQGVRKAKWHLGIRSQSRPNDIMAEVCRAIKQLDYEWKVVNPYYLRVRRKNPVTSTFSKMSLQLYQVDSRTYLLDFRSIDDEITEAKSGTATPQRSGSISNYRPCQRSDSDAEAQGKPAEVSLTSSVTSLDSSPVDVAPRPGSHTIEFFEMCANLIKILAQ encoded by the exons ATGGTGGTCCACAGAGATTTGAAACCTGAAAACGTCCTGCTtgatgcacacatgaatgcaaaGATAGCCGACTTTG GTCTTTCAAACATGATGTCAGATGGTGAATTTTTAAGAACAAGCTGTGGCTCACCCAATTATGCTGCACCCGAGGTCATTTCAGGAAG ATTGTACGCAGGCCCCGAGGTGGACATCTGGAGCAGTGGGGTCATTCTCTATGCTTTGCTGTGTGGAACCCTCCCTTTTGATGATGACCATGTGCCAACTCTTTTTAAGAAGATATGTGATGGGATCTTTTATACCCCTCAGTATTTAAATCCCTCAGTAATCAGCCTTTTAAAGCATATGCTGCAGGTAGATCCCATGAAGAGGGCCACAATAAAAGATATCAG GGAACATGAGTGGTTTAAACAAGACCTTCCGAAGTATCTCTTTCCTGAGGACCCGTCTTATAGTTCAACCATGATAGATGACGAAGCCTTGAAAGAAGTGTGTGAGAAGTTCGAGTGTTCGGAGGAGGAGGTCCTCAGCTGCCTGTACAACAGAAACCACCAGGACCCACTGGCCGTCGCCTACCACCTCATAATAGACAACAGGAGAATAATGAACGAAGCCAAAGATTTCTACCTGGCAACCAGCCCACCCGACTCTTTCCTGGATGACCACCATTTAACTCGGCCTCACCCTGAAAGAGTACCGTTCTTGGTTGCCGAAACACCACGGGCCCGGCACACCCTGGATGAATTAAACCCACAGAAATCCAAACACCAAGGTGTTCGGAAGGCAAAATGGCATTTGGGAATTCGAAGTCAAAGCCGACCCAATGATATCATGGCAGAAGTATGTAGAGCAATCAAGCAGTTGGATTATGAATGGAAG GTTGTAAACCCCTATTATTTGCGTGTACGAAGGAAGAATCCTGTGACAAGCACATTTTCCAAAATGAGTCTACAGCTATACCAAGTGGATAGTAGGACTTACTTGTTGGATTTCCGTAGTATTGATG ATGAGATTACAGAAGCCAAATCAGGGACTGCTACTCCACAGAGGTCGGGATCCATCAGCAACTATCGGCCTTGCCAAAGGAGTGACTCCGATGCTGAGGCTCAAGGCAAGCCTGCAGAAGTCTCTCTTACCTCATCTGTGACCTCCCTCGACTCCTCTCCTGTCGACGTAGCTCCAAGACCAGGAAGTCACACAATAGAATTTTTTGAAATGTGTGCAAATCTAATTAAAATTCTTGCACAGTAA